A stretch of DNA from Nitratireductor thuwali:
CTGCGTCCATGGTTATGATGATCGGCACATGGTTGGTGCTTACCCGCACGAAGATCGGGCTCGTCATGCGCGCCACGCAGTACGACCGCGAGACGGCGCAGGCCTTCGGCATTCCCGTCGGCAAGGTCTATGCCGGTGTCTTCGCGCTGGGCGCGGCGCTGGCCGCCTTTGCCGCTGTCCTCATCGTGCCGATCCAGCAGGCGCACTACCTGATGGGCCACGATCCGCTGCTTCTGTCCTTCATCGTCGTCATCATCGGCGGGCTCGGCTCGCTGCGCGGCACGGTCGTCGCCGCCATTCTCATCGGGCTTTCGGACGGCATCGTCTCCATGTTCTTTTCGCCGACGCTCGCCAAGATGCTTGCGACGTTCCTCGTTGCCATGGTCCTCGTCTTCCGCCCGCAGGGCCTGTTCGGAGCGGCCGCGCGATGATTTCCCTTCTCCCGCGCGGCAAGACGCTGGTTCTGCATATCGGGATCGTCCTGGTGCTGCTCGCGCTCAATTTCATCCTTCCCGAATATCACCGCGGCGTCTTCTCGCGCGTCCTCGTGCTCGCCGTATTCGCCATGGGCTACAACATCGCGTTTGGCTACACGGGCCTGCTCAGCCTCGGGCATGCCATGTTCTTCGCCGCCGGCCTCTACGGCGCGGGGCTGACCATCTATCATCTGGACTGGGGCGTCTGGCCTGCTTTCGCGACGGGGCTTGCGGCCGGCCTCGCGCTGGCGCTTCTGGTGGGCGCGCTGGCGCTGCGGACGACCGGCGTCGCCTTCATGATCGTGACACTGATGTTCGCCCAGGTCTTCTACCTCACCACCCTTTATTTCACGACCTATACGCGCGGCGAGGAAGGGCTGGTCCTGCGGCAGCAAGCCCGCGTTCTTGCGTTTCCCGGCGGCGCGCTCGATCTCTCCGACCCATCGACACGCTATCTGGTCGCGCTCACGCTCTTCACCCTCGTCCTCGGCGCCGTGCTGTTTCTGGTCCGTGCGCCGTTCGGCCGTTCGCTGGTGGCCATAAAGGAGAACGAGGAGCGCATGCGCATGCTGGGCTACGACGTCTTTGCCAACAAGCTTCTGTCCGTCGCTCTTTCGGGCCTCGTCTGCGCGGCCTCGGGCGCGGCCTATGCGGTGCTGTTCGGCTATGTCGGATCCGGTTTCGCGGCGATCCAGTATTCGATACTGCCGCTGCTCTGGGTGCTTTTAGGCGGCGCGGCGACGACGCTCGGACCCCTGATCGGCACGCTGCTCATGTTCTATGTGATCGACCTTGCCTCCAGCCACACGACGGCGCATCTCCTGGTCGTCGGCCTCGTCCTGATCGGTCTCATCCTTTACTTCCCGAAGGGCATCGTCGGCACGATACGAGAAAGGTGGGCGCCATGGCTGCCGTGAACCCCCTTCTTTCCACCAACGCGCTCAGCCGCTCCTTCGGCGGGCTGAAGGCCGTCGAGAAGGTGGATTTTTCGCTGCCTGAGGGCCAGACCCGCGCCATCATCGGGCCCAATGGTGCCGGAAAGACCACCTTCGTCAGCCTCGTCTGCGGCCGCGTTGTCCCCAGTTCGGGCACCGTGGTCTTCGACGGAAGCGACATCTCGCGGATGCCTGCCCACAAGCGCGTGCGCGCCGGCATCGCCTACACGTTTCAGATCACCTCCATCTTCGCCAATCTTACGGTGTTCGACAATGTGGCGCTTGCCGTCCAGCGGCGGCTGCTCGGCGACAGGCAGAACGGGCTCTCCAGCCGCCTGCTGCTGAAACACGGCCTCGACGCACTGGAAAAGGTCGGACTCGGCAGCTATGCCGAAGCGCTGGCGGGCAACCTCGCCTATGGCCACCAGCGCCTGCTGGAAGTGGCGATGGGGCTGGCGCTCAAGCCGCGCCTGCTGATCCTCGACGAGCCCACGCAGGGACTGTCGGACGGCGAGATCGAAAGCTTCATCGCGCTTGTCCGCGAGATCGGCAGCGAGGCGACCGTGCTTCTCATCGAGCACAATATGGACGTGGTCATGGCACTGGCCGAGCGCATCACTGTCATGGAACAGGGCCGCATCCTGGCCGAAGGCACGCCGGACGAAATCCGCGCGGACAAGGCCGTGCAACGAGCCTACCTCGGAGGCGATGCGTGAACGCGATACTCACCCTCGACGCCGTCGATAGCGGCTACGGCAAGGTGCAGGTGCTGCGCGGCCTTTCGCTCGACCTGAGGCCGGGCGAGGTGCATTGCCTGCTCGGCCGCAACGGCGCCGGCAAGACCACGGCCCTCAAGGCGATCATGGGACTGCTGCCCGTCTCGGTGGGGAAGATCGTGCTGGACGGCAGGATGATCTCCGGCCTGCCCGCCCATGAAGTCCCGCGCGCGGGCATCGCCTACGTGCCTCAAGGCCGCCGGCTCTTTTCGGAACTGACCGTCGGCGAGAACATCGAGGTCGGCCTGATGACGCGCGGCAAGGGCGGCGAGACCCGCGACAGCGTGCTGGATCTGTTTCCGGTGCTGCGCGAGCGCCTGAAGCAGCGGTCGGGCACGCTTTCCGGCGGCGAGCAGCAGATGCTGGCGATGGCCCGGGCGCTTTGCATCGAGCCGAAGGTGCTGCTGCTCGACGAGCCGACCGAAGGGCTGATGCCCTCGATGATCGCCCGCATCCGGGAAACGGTCGCCTCCCTGCGCGAACGCGGCGTCTCCACCATTCTGGTGGAACAGCGCGTCGACGCCGTGCTGCCGGTCGCCGACCGCGTTTCCTTCATTGAAAACGGACGCAACCGAGAAACGGTGGACATCGCGCAACTTCAGGCCGACCCGGGCATGGTTCACCGCTATGTGGGCGTGGGATAAGAGCGATCCCAGGAAAAGTGGAAGCCGGTTTCCGCCGGGGGGTAGCGTAAAATGATCCACCGCGCCTACCCGTCCGCGATCTTTCCCAAGAGCTTCAGAAAGATCTCCGCCTCGCGCGCGTTCAGCGGCTTCAGCGTTTCGGCCGTGATCCGCATCGCCACCGGCAACAGCCTCTCGACGAGCACGCGCCCCTCATCCGAAAGCCCCACCACCAGCCGCCGCCGGTCCAGGGCATGCGGCTTCAGTGTCACAAGTCCCCGCTTCTTCAGCCGGTCGATCACGCCCTTGATGGTCGCCGCATCCATGGCGATGAGCTGGCCGAGCTGGTTCTGCGATGTTTCGCCCACCTCATGAAGCCGCGCCAGAGCGGCGAACTGCGGCGGCGTGAGGTCGCCCACATGCGCCGCGAAAATGGACAGATGACGCTGGTTCGCCTTGCGCAGGACGAAGCCGACCTGCTCGTGCAGGCGGTATTCTCCGCCCGCTTCCAGACTGTCCCGCGGCGGCGCCGGCTTGTCGGCCAGGCTCATCGCAGCCCGTCCTGGCCTTTGATGTCTTCGGCACGAAGACCGCCCATGCGCGCATGGACGCGGGGTCCGCAGGTCATGGCGAGCACGAACAGGATCTCATCGGGACGCGGCCCGTCGGCCATCCCGACTTCCATGGCGTCGAAATGGCTGCGCACATAGGCGGCGTTGATATGGCCGAGCGGGATGTCGATGCGCGCGCCGAAGGCGCCCACCTTCTTGGCCGAGGGCACGATGGCCCGGGAATCGCCGAGCCGCTCGCGCATGGCATAGCCGCCCGGCACATGCCAGAGCGCGCCGTGCTCCAGCTCGCCCGCCACGCCCACAATGGCCCCCTTGCCGAAACCGTCGATGACCGACGTGTCGCCGCCCAAGGCAGCGATCAGCCGGTCGGAGAGCTCCAGCCCCAGCGGTTTCAGATCGTCCATCGCGCTTTCGAGCTCGGAGACATAGCGCCCGGCAAAGGGATTGGCCACCAGAGCCATGGCCGCCGCCCGGCGGCGCGGCGTCTCGCGCACCGGCCCGCCCTCGTGAAATATCTCCTCGGTAAGCAACGCGATCTTTCGGACGAAAAACTCAGGCATGGCTCGTTTCCTCAAGTAGAAGCATTTCATTGACTGGAATGGGACGTTGCCGCGGCGCTTCGCCGAAGCAAGACCGGGAGCCGCCCACCAGACGATGCCGGCCCTGCAGGAAAAGCGCCGCGCCCGCGATCAGGCCACGATCCCGCATGTCTTGCGCCACGGCAAGCCCTGCGTCGAGTGCTGTCGATGCTTCTTTCCCCGACAAAGGTCCGACCGCCACCGTCACCATCTGGTCACCGAGATCGCTGTCCGGCGACAATTCATTAGCCGGCAATCGTTCTATGCCGCCATGGCCCGGCAGATTGACAGCGTTGGCGATCAGCGTTGCCGCCACATCGGCCTGCGCCGCGCTTGCCGCCAGCACCGTCACGGCGTCGGCGATGCCCAGCGAATGGCTTCGGCCGCGCCAGCCGCTGGTGGCGAGCCCGCGCACCGGGTCGCCGGCGCGGATCGTCAGCCGGTCGGAAAGGCCATGGCCGGTGCCGGCGATCGCCACCGTCGTCTCAGTGCCTGCGGCAAGGTGCAGCGCGGTATCGCCGCCATTGTTGACATAGGCGCGCCGGAGCCGCCGGCCGTCGACCATAGCAGCCAGCATCTCATCGGCGACGCCCCCGGCAACCGCTGCCATCGGCGTCACAAAGGCCGGATGGTGCCGGGCGCTGGCCGCTTCCATCCGGCGCGCGGTCGAGTGGCGGAAACGGCGTGCCCGCAGCCCGACCGGGCGGCGTAGCGCGGGCAACTCGCTCACGAGCTCTTCCAGAATGCTCCGGAACCGGGCGGCCGCCTGCGCATAAGCCTGCCTCACCTCGTTCTCCGGGCCGAAAGCTTCGACGATCAGGTCGATCGGCCCGTGGTTCATATGCAGCCGCCGCTTGTCGGGCAGCCAATGCACGGTCGGGCCCATCATTTCCGGGGCTCCCGCCGCAATTGTGCCAGCGGCGGCCAGGGGCTGGCTGCCGGGGCTGCCTCCAGCCGCCGCTCGTTTAAATATTCGCCGCCCCGCTCCAGCACATCCTCCAGCGAACGGATCTCGGCCTCATGGCCGCCGAGACGGATATAATCGTCGCGGCGCATGGTGAACTCGATCGGCGCGACCAGCGCCGGAGTCGGCACATAGCCGAACGCATTGTCCGGCGTGCGCGAGACGTCCACCATGATGGTGATTCCCCCGCCCGGCCAGACATAGACCGGCGCCCCGCCGCAGGTGACATAAGTCTTCAGCCCCTGCACGGAGCGGGTGAGGTTGACCGGGTTTTCGGTCACGCCGGCGCGCAGGCTGCCGCCCGCCCCGCCCATGAAAAGCACGGTGCAAAGCGCGGGCTCGCAATTCTCCTCAATCAGGTCGACGGATCTGCGCAGCCGCTCGGGAAAGGCCTTCTCCACCGGCTTCAGATCCTCGTCGAGCTCGTAATAGGCGAACTGCTCACCGGTGGTCGATACCATCAGCAGCGAGAGCCCCGGCCGGGCGCCTTTCTTTGCGTTGAAGCCGCCCAGGATCTCCAGCGGGTCGTCAATGGTGGTTCCGCCCCAGCCGAGCCCCGGCTCGGAGACCTTGAAATAGCGGCCGGGCGTCGATTTGCGTCCGACGATCTTTATCCCGGTGTCCTCCCAGCCGATCACCTTGCCGGCCTGATGCTCGGATACGACGCCGGTTATATGGTCGTCCACCACGACCACCTCGTCCACCAGCCCTTTCCATTGGGTCGCGAACATGCCGATGGTGGCCGACCCGCAGCCGACCCGCATGCGGGCTTCGCGCTGGCCGTCGATCACCGGCGCCTTGCCGGCTTCCACGATGACCGTCGCGCCGCCGTCGATGGAAAGTTCGACCGGCTTCTTGTTGCACAGATCCATAAGCGCACGGCAGGTCACGCGGCCCTCGGACTTGGAGCCCCCGGTCAGGTGCTGCACGCCGCCCAGCGAGAGCATCTGGCTTCCATATTCGGCGGTGGTGACATGGCCTATCACCTCTCCCTCGGCCCGCACGGCAGCCGTCTCCGGGCCAAGATGCCGGTCGGTGTCGATCTTCACCTTGACCCCGCAATAGGAGAAGATCGCCTCGGTCACCACGGTGATTAGATCGACGCCCTCGACGTCC
This window harbors:
- a CDS encoding branched-chain amino acid ABC transporter permease, whose product is MISLLPRGKTLVLHIGIVLVLLALNFILPEYHRGVFSRVLVLAVFAMGYNIAFGYTGLLSLGHAMFFAAGLYGAGLTIYHLDWGVWPAFATGLAAGLALALLVGALALRTTGVAFMIVTLMFAQVFYLTTLYFTTYTRGEEGLVLRQQARVLAFPGGALDLSDPSTRYLVALTLFTLVLGAVLFLVRAPFGRSLVAIKENEERMRMLGYDVFANKLLSVALSGLVCAASGAAYAVLFGYVGSGFAAIQYSILPLLWVLLGGAATTLGPLIGTLLMFYVIDLASSHTTAHLLVVGLVLIGLILYFPKGIVGTIRERWAPWLP
- a CDS encoding ABC transporter ATP-binding protein, which gives rise to MAAVNPLLSTNALSRSFGGLKAVEKVDFSLPEGQTRAIIGPNGAGKTTFVSLVCGRVVPSSGTVVFDGSDISRMPAHKRVRAGIAYTFQITSIFANLTVFDNVALAVQRRLLGDRQNGLSSRLLLKHGLDALEKVGLGSYAEALAGNLAYGHQRLLEVAMGLALKPRLLILDEPTQGLSDGEIESFIALVREIGSEATVLLIEHNMDVVMALAERITVMEQGRILAEGTPDEIRADKAVQRAYLGGDA
- a CDS encoding ABC transporter ATP-binding protein, which produces MNAILTLDAVDSGYGKVQVLRGLSLDLRPGEVHCLLGRNGAGKTTALKAIMGLLPVSVGKIVLDGRMISGLPAHEVPRAGIAYVPQGRRLFSELTVGENIEVGLMTRGKGGETRDSVLDLFPVLRERLKQRSGTLSGGEQQMLAMARALCIEPKVLLLDEPTEGLMPSMIARIRETVASLRERGVSTILVEQRVDAVLPVADRVSFIENGRNRETVDIAQLQADPGMVHRYVGVG
- a CDS encoding MarR family winged helix-turn-helix transcriptional regulator, with amino-acid sequence MSLADKPAPPRDSLEAGGEYRLHEQVGFVLRKANQRHLSIFAAHVGDLTPPQFAALARLHEVGETSQNQLGQLIAMDAATIKGVIDRLKKRGLVTLKPHALDRRRLVVGLSDEGRVLVERLLPVAMRITAETLKPLNAREAEIFLKLLGKIADG
- a CDS encoding amino acid synthesis family protein translates to MPEFFVRKIALLTEEIFHEGGPVRETPRRRAAAMALVANPFAGRYVSELESAMDDLKPLGLELSDRLIAALGGDTSVIDGFGKGAIVGVAGELEHGALWHVPGGYAMRERLGDSRAIVPSAKKVGAFGARIDIPLGHINAAYVRSHFDAMEVGMADGPRPDEILFVLAMTCGPRVHARMGGLRAEDIKGQDGLR
- a CDS encoding UPF0280 family protein; this encodes MMGPTVHWLPDKRRLHMNHGPIDLIVEAFGPENEVRQAYAQAAARFRSILEELVSELPALRRPVGLRARRFRHSTARRMEAASARHHPAFVTPMAAVAGGVADEMLAAMVDGRRLRRAYVNNGGDTALHLAAGTETTVAIAGTGHGLSDRLTIRAGDPVRGLATSGWRGRSHSLGIADAVTVLAASAAQADVAATLIANAVNLPGHGGIERLPANELSPDSDLGDQMVTVAVGPLSGKEASTALDAGLAVAQDMRDRGLIAGAALFLQGRHRLVGGSRSCFGEAPRQRPIPVNEMLLLEETSHA
- a CDS encoding 6-hydroxynicotinate reductase gives rise to the protein MNELSERFEAEPPKKAQEEKLRCDACPVMCYIAEGRTGACDRYGNFGGRITRCDPVTILEHAAEDGAALVPFEEERSWDGGLVNTRRRFVSAIGAGTTYPDYKPAPFIVSQDVEGVDLITVVTEAIFSYCGVKVKIDTDRHLGPETAAVRAEGEVIGHVTTAEYGSQMLSLGGVQHLTGGSKSEGRVTCRALMDLCNKKPVELSIDGGATVIVEAGKAPVIDGQREARMRVGCGSATIGMFATQWKGLVDEVVVVDDHITGVVSEHQAGKVIGWEDTGIKIVGRKSTPGRYFKVSEPGLGWGGTTIDDPLEILGGFNAKKGARPGLSLLMVSTTGEQFAYYELDEDLKPVEKAFPERLRRSVDLIEENCEPALCTVLFMGGAGGSLRAGVTENPVNLTRSVQGLKTYVTCGGAPVYVWPGGGITIMVDVSRTPDNAFGYVPTPALVAPIEFTMRRDDYIRLGGHEAEIRSLEDVLERGGEYLNERRLEAAPAASPWPPLAQLRREPRK